One genomic region from Spirosoma sp. KCTC 42546 encodes:
- a CDS encoding 3'-5' exonuclease, protein MSFLVLDLEMTGPEPDYNEIIQIGAVLFDDNWVEKGRYLTNVYPENKDAFSSSSEKIHNLSLADLEDAPMIYDVLPELEEWICKELGLRVPKGQLDRTPFLRDVIICGQSVINDINFLKEAYRYEKLKWPYSRVLLDLHTLAYFTFRVLKANGRKVPDRLSLTAIANYFGFAREDGFHNALEDAILTAQCLKKVFELSEQLKLPS, encoded by the coding sequence ATGTCGTTTTTAGTACTTGACCTTGAAATGACCGGTCCAGAACCGGATTATAACGAAATTATCCAGATTGGAGCCGTGCTGTTTGACGACAACTGGGTTGAAAAAGGTCGCTATCTCACCAATGTTTATCCGGAGAATAAAGATGCGTTTTCGTCCTCATCGGAGAAAATTCATAATCTCTCGCTGGCCGATCTGGAAGATGCCCCGATGATCTATGATGTATTACCCGAACTGGAAGAATGGATTTGTAAGGAACTCGGCCTGCGCGTTCCGAAAGGTCAGTTAGACCGAACACCCTTTCTACGCGATGTGATCATTTGCGGACAGAGCGTAATAAACGATATCAACTTTCTGAAGGAAGCGTATCGGTATGAGAAACTAAAGTGGCCTTATTCCAGGGTGTTGCTTGATTTGCATACGCTAGCCTATTTTACCTTCCGAGTGTTAAAAGCTAACGGTCGCAAAGTTCCAGACCGATTAAGCCTGACCGCCATTGCAAATTATTTCGGTTTTGCCAGGGAAGACGGCTTTCATAACGCGCTTGAGGATGCGATACTTACCGCACAATGCCTCAAAAAGGTATTTGAATTGAGCGAGCAACTGAAACTGCCGAGTTGA
- a CDS encoding S9 family peptidase: MKSIYFLYLLPFLVSFTPAWAQAPSIVQSIDMKSVSNPQLSPDGKWVAYTVTKTNWDENAYDTDIWLANTTTGDQFQLTNSKKSNSSPAWSPDGKWLAFLSTRDDKSQLYVISPTGGEARPLSKFETGVTTFKWSPTGKQIVFSATVPDGKLDKERKEKYSDYEVVRDDYKMVHLYLLDSLTNEKPAQAKALTKGIGFSVGSFVVSPDGKKIAFDASKNPDLINGHTSDLYVLTLGDTVTTKIVSLKGPDQNPVWSPDGKQIAFTTANENEFYFYTNRLIATVPATGGTPKILSNTFDENANLLEWTADGILFSGFQKTAAHLFRLDPATLKTERLTKPDNLIANQFSFSKDGQQMAFVGALPNQYSEIQTSSVRHFAPKTITTMGKQLAPFSISSREVISWKSVDGNMIEGILIKPANFDPTRKYPLLVVIHGGPTGIDLPSVTADRYYPIEQFTAKGALVLRPNYRGSAGYGSKFRSLNVKNLGLGDYDDVISGVDYLITKGIVDKDKVGAMGWSQGGYISAFITTYSDRFKATSVGAGISNWATYYQNTDITPFTRQYLQGTPWDNADIYQKTSPITYVSRAKTPTLIQHGELDRRVPIANAYELRLALEDKGVPVKMVVYKGFGHGITKPKPMRQVMEENYRWFSKYIWGENL; this comes from the coding sequence ATGAAATCTATTTACTTCCTCTACCTGCTACCCTTTCTGGTTAGCTTCACGCCTGCATGGGCTCAGGCACCGAGTATTGTTCAGTCGATTGATATGAAAAGTGTATCGAATCCACAACTTTCGCCCGATGGCAAGTGGGTTGCCTACACGGTTACAAAAACGAACTGGGATGAGAACGCCTATGATACCGACATCTGGCTGGCCAATACCACAACGGGTGATCAGTTTCAGCTAACGAACTCGAAAAAATCGAACAGCAGCCCTGCCTGGTCGCCGGATGGTAAATGGCTGGCCTTTTTGTCCACGCGTGACGACAAGTCTCAGTTGTATGTGATCAGCCCAACGGGTGGTGAAGCAAGGCCATTATCTAAATTTGAAACCGGTGTAACCACGTTTAAATGGTCACCAACGGGGAAGCAGATTGTCTTTTCGGCCACAGTGCCCGATGGAAAACTTGACAAAGAGCGTAAAGAAAAATACAGCGACTATGAAGTTGTTCGGGATGATTACAAAATGGTTCATTTGTATCTACTCGACAGTCTCACAAATGAGAAACCCGCTCAGGCTAAGGCTTTAACCAAAGGAATTGGATTTTCGGTAGGCAGCTTCGTGGTATCGCCCGATGGGAAGAAAATCGCATTTGATGCTTCAAAGAACCCCGATCTGATCAACGGTCATACCTCCGATCTATATGTTCTAACCCTTGGCGATACCGTTACGACTAAGATCGTCTCGCTCAAAGGCCCCGATCAAAACCCAGTTTGGTCGCCCGATGGCAAGCAAATTGCCTTTACAACGGCCAATGAGAATGAGTTCTATTTCTACACGAATCGGCTCATTGCCACGGTGCCCGCTACGGGCGGCACGCCTAAAATACTATCTAATACGTTTGACGAAAATGCGAACCTACTGGAATGGACGGCTGATGGCATTTTGTTCAGCGGATTTCAGAAGACAGCCGCCCACTTGTTCCGGCTTGACCCGGCCACGCTGAAAACGGAACGATTAACAAAACCAGATAATCTGATTGCCAACCAATTTTCGTTCAGTAAAGATGGGCAGCAGATGGCGTTTGTTGGGGCGCTTCCAAATCAATATTCCGAAATTCAAACCTCTTCGGTACGTCATTTTGCCCCAAAAACGATCACAACAATGGGCAAGCAATTGGCTCCATTCAGTATATCGAGCCGGGAGGTTATTAGTTGGAAATCGGTGGATGGAAATATGATTGAAGGCATTTTGATTAAACCCGCCAATTTCGACCCTACCCGCAAATATCCACTGCTGGTTGTTATTCACGGTGGGCCAACGGGTATCGACTTACCTTCTGTAACGGCCGACCGATACTACCCGATCGAACAATTTACGGCAAAAGGCGCGCTTGTATTACGACCAAACTACCGCGGATCGGCCGGTTATGGCAGCAAATTCCGCTCGCTGAATGTGAAGAATCTGGGGCTGGGCGATTACGATGACGTGATCTCAGGTGTCGATTATTTGATTACTAAAGGGATCGTCGATAAAGATAAAGTGGGTGCCATGGGCTGGAGTCAGGGGGGTTATATTTCGGCCTTTATCACCACCTACAGCGATCGATTCAAAGCCACATCCGTTGGAGCAGGTATTTCAAACTGGGCAACCTACTATCAGAATACGGATATCACACCCTTTACGCGTCAGTATTTGCAGGGAACTCCCTGGGATAACGCCGACATTTATCAGAAAACCTCCCCAATCACTTACGTGAGTCGGGCCAAAACACCTACACTAATTCAGCATGGTGAGTTGGATAGACGCGTTCCAATTGCTAACGCCTATGAACTCAGGCTGGCCCTGGAAGATAAAGGAGTACCGGTAAAAATGGTCGTTTACAAAGGGTTTGGCCATGGCATTACAAAGCCCAAACCCATGCGGCAGGTTATGGAAGAAAACTACCGCTGGTTCAGCAAATACATCTGGGGAGAAAATCTGTAA